The genomic DNA ACAAGATACCCTTCAGATGACCGCCAGTTTATCAGCTAGAAATTATATGCAACTTAAATTTTTCCGCTTGCCTGCCTGTTGATGGTCCAGAACCTACTGAACATTCCTCTTGGACGACTTGGAATTGAACGATTTTCCTTTACTTGAGATGATTTCACTTCCCCATAATTATTGTTTAACTCATCCTTTTCCGCCAACTTCATTTTTAAAGTAGAAATACTGGAATTTGGTGTTTTAAGGCCTGACACGCTCCACTGGTCATCTGGTGGCAAAGTTTTGTTACCAAGTAATGAATCGAGAAGCCTTGATGGATCATCCTGTGCACCTAGAAGGGCCTTGATATTGCTAGGAAGATTGATCACTTGGCCAGTAGCTATAGCAGCTCGAGCTTGCTTGAAGAAGAGGACTTGAACTACTACACGAAGTGGGAGTAATTCGTTTTGTGCTGCATGTGTGCAGGCTTCTATTGATAACTTCTTGCAATCCAGAACTCGGCATAGACGCTTCCTTCCACTTTTATTGAGCTCTGGATGTCCCTGAATGTTTCATGTATAAAAATTGAGGACAGGCTTCTAGTATTTGTAACGATAATTACTATTATAGAGATCGCTCTATATGAGAAGGAACTGCAATGCTGATTGTCTTACATATAATAGTTGTTTTCATACCAAGACCAATCAATTACTAGTCACAATCCGTCAAAAAAAATTACTAGACACAAAATGTTAGCTCTTTctttttaagtgctgaatcaaGGGTAGTTATCTTCATTTATCCTAACAATTTAGGCGAAAAGTCCAATCATGTAGAATAACATTATAAACTAGAACAACTTAAATGAACATACTTGAAATCGAATCCTAAATAGCATGACTAATGCAAACAGATTTAAAGGTTCTATACACTTGTTTGCTGACATGGTGACGCACCATATGAGTTTTATTACTATACAATTAATAAAATTAAACCATCAAAAAACTCAACCCTATTTATAGTTATACCTTGAGATAGATGTCAATGGCTCTGTATAGATCATCATGTCCGAGTCTTGCAAACTCAGGAATAGCCTCAGCAATTGCAATAAACTTTAGAAGTGCCAAATTAGCATCACAAGCAACCACCTGCAGATAGCCATCCATAAGCCTTGCAACTCTCAGTTTAGAGCTATGAGATGCTGAAGATGACCTCCTACTTTCCTGAAACTCGGATATATTTTCAGCTGATCGAGACCTCCTCCTATGAAAATCCCCCTTGGCTCTTGGAGGACTAGTTGGGGGACTCTGCCCTTGTAGCATGAACTGCTCTAATATGGTAATGATTATGTCAACATCATATTGCTCTTTGCATGTATTCGACATATTAGGAATTAGAAGATCACCAACTGTTGCTTCCTCTAATTGCATTCCTATTCGTTTAGCCAATTCTCTCATGGACGAAGAAGAAACTTCAAGTATATTGGCTGCCTTCAAAAGTTTAAGCAAGAAGCTGCAGGGAACAGCATATCTGTCCACTGGAAGCAAGTTGATTAGTGATTCTAAGAAAAACCTATGCTTTATAGACTCCTTGGCAGTTTTAACTTGCTTCTTATTGTTCAAGGTTTTTGATATCTCTGGCAGCCATCTAGAAGCATATATCCGCAATGCATCTCCGACAATGTTAGAGGGAATTTTACCACTAGATTTTATGGCTACCATTGTTCTCCAATAAAAATCGATGCCCAACTCTGCAACATCTTCAGCCCACCAGCCCTTGCTTATAGTTTTTGACCTATCCTCTGCTCCATTACATGACATGGCATCGTCCTTACCTCTTCTGGAATAGCTGTGTGATAAATTCACCTTCGTGGGGTTGGAAAGAACTTTTGAAGCAATAGCTTCAATGCTTCTGCTAGTGATACCAAGATCTTCTGCCCGCATGTTGAATGCTTTGGTGCTTTTTAGGGTCACAATGGAGTCCTTCCATCCATGAAGGATACAGGAATTAAGGAAAATTTCTAGTTTATGAGTCAAGTTACCCTTTTCAACATCCTCAGTCATATGTAAATATTCAGCTGCACATCGAGCTGATACAATATTGTAGGCACTGATAGTTATAGTGATACTATAACAAAACTTTGCACATAATTCAAATGCCTCAATTCCACCAGGGAAGTCCGGAAGTACAAGAACTTGTTTTGATGAAGATTCAGGTGATTCAGAGCATAGCTGCTGAAGATGCAAACACTTTGACAGAAGAGGAAACTGCAAAACAAAAAAACTATACTTTTATCAAACTAAACAAAATCAAGAAACATACAGTTTAAAAACTAAAATCATTTTAGAACTTGTGAGCCAAACCTTATGAAGCACAAATCTAGTATCTTCAACTTGCACCGTAAGGTCACTAGATATCTCTGAGGAGACTGACCTGCAATATCAAGAAAGAAGCTAACTTATCTAATTACTAACATAAAATCAGTGAGTTGGCATAACTATCTGATATTAAGCTTACCTTACACCCTCATTAGTACAGAAAGTATCCGGCCGGGTTCCGAGTTTCATAAACTTCATGTCCAAAACTCCTTTATTTTCTTATCCAACTGCCTTCATAAAAATTATGTGGTCAGCACCCATGCTTGAAGAACATGGCTGAAACTTCTGAGCACTGAATATTTGAGCTTAAAGATAGTAACCACAAAAGGCTATTCTTCAATTTCTTGACCGCAGATTAGAGCTGTCAATTTCTTCTGAATTTGAATTTCAAATTCAATAAGCTAGTAGGAATGGGATCTAGCCCCCAAATGCTTCAACCAATAAGCATTTCAGAAAGGCACACAAACACATAAAGATGATACGAAGAATCTAATTTAATCTAGTTCCATACCCCCATTTGATATAGACATGCAGAAATCAAATACCAATATCACAGCTAATAAAACAAAACAAGAGTTAACCATGAACCAGAAACTAAACGAATCCAAAAACTCCCCACCCCTGAAAGTAGACTTGAACGATGGTAACATGTACGCAGACCCTTGAAACGTTTTAACCATAAACCAAATGCAAACAAGCTTAAATTCAAAGACACGACCCTCGACAAAATTTAACCATATACCCCCTATGCAAATAAGCTGAAATTATAAAGACCCAAACTTTACACATCTACAACTAACCTTATGTACCAAGATTCTTCTACACTCCGAAAAAACTACTAATCAAGAACCTGAAAAAGAAACAAAATTGCAACCCTTTTGATAAATTGGAGAAAGCTTCTTTTTTAAGCATGTAATGAAATTGTCTTAGCTTTAGCTTCCATGCCAATGTCCTTATCCTAAGCCCACTTGTTCCCTTGTGTCTAATCATTCGCATGCCATTTCCTTTCGCCTTGTACAAATATTTTATTCAACCCACAGTTAATTTTATTAGTATAATTCCAGACATCGTACGCCACTCTTTAAAAGAAATGAACATTTATAAAGACTATAGATTATGATTAGATCATCTGATGAGAAGGGAATGTTATGACCATTAATAAATTTTTAACGTAAAAGTATAATTATATTATTGAAGGGGGACGATGATTTGG from Apium graveolens cultivar Ventura chromosome 5, ASM990537v1, whole genome shotgun sequence includes the following:
- the LOC141725138 gene encoding BTB/POZ domain-containing protein At1g67900-like translates to MKFMKLGTRPDTFCTNEGVRSVSSEISSDLTVQVEDTRFVLHKFPLLSKCLHLQQLCSESPESSSKQVLVLPDFPGGIEAFELCAKFCYSITITISAYNIVSARCAAEYLHMTEDVEKGNLTHKLEIFLNSCILHGWKDSIVTLKSTKAFNMRAEDLGITSRSIEAIASKVLSNPTKVNLSHSYSRRGKDDAMSCNGAEDRSKTISKGWWAEDVAELGIDFYWRTMVAIKSSGKIPSNIVGDALRIYASRWLPEISKTLNNKKQVKTAKESIKHRFFLESLINLLPVDRYAVPCSFLLKLLKAANILEVSSSSMRELAKRIGMQLEEATVGDLLIPNMSNTCKEQYDVDIIITILEQFMLQGQSPPTSPPRAKGDFHRRRSRSAENISEFQESRRSSSASHSSKLRVARLMDGYLQVVACDANLALLKFIAIAEAIPEFARLGHDDLYRAIDIYLKGHPELNKSGRKRLCRVLDCKKLSIEACTHAAQNELLPLRVVVQVLFFKQARAAIATGQVINLPSNIKALLGAQDDPSRLLDSLLGNKTLPPDDQWSVSGLKTPNSSISTLKMKLAEKDELNNNYGEVKSSQVKENRSIPSRPRGMFSRFWTINRQASGKI